The Danio aesculapii chromosome 8, fDanAes4.1, whole genome shotgun sequence genome window below encodes:
- the hpdb gene encoding 4-hydroxyphenylpyruvate dioxygenase, protein MTSYTDKGEKHEEGKFVCFDHITFWVGNAKQAASYYCNKLGFEPLAYRGLETGSRDVVSHAVKQGKIIYVFTSALNPGNKEMGDHLVKHGDGVRDVAFTVENCDFLVEKARERGAIIIKESHAVEDKFGRVKIAVLQTYGDTTHTFVERAGYNGLFLPGFHAPLFCDPFLAKLPSGKLDFIDHVVGNQPDSEMVPIVEWYQRNLLFHRFWSVDDKQLQTEYSALRSIVVANYEETVKMPINEPATGKRKSQIQEYVEYYGGAGVQHIAMNTSDIISAIRNLKERGMEFMSVPDTYYQQLKEKLKLSKVKIIEDLNVLEELKILVDYDDNGYLLQIFTKPVQDRPTVFLEVIQRNNHQGFGAGNFKSLFEAIEADQNARGNLTILTPNGTSETL, encoded by the exons GCAGCATCTTATTACTGTAATAAACTGGGTTTTGAGCCACTGGCATATCGTGGGCTGGAGACGGGCAGTCGTGATGTTGTGTCTCATGCTGTCAAACAGGGCAAG ATTATTTATGTCTTCACATCTGCCTTGAATCCTGGTAATAAAG AAATGGGAGATCACCTGGTGAAACATGGAGATGGTGTTAGAGATGTTGCTTTCACTGTAGAGAACTGTGACTTCCTGGTAGAG AAAGCAAGAGAACGAGGTGCCATCATCATTAAAGAGTCTCATGCTGTGGAGGATAAGTTTGGAAGGGTGAAAATAGCAGTGCTGCAGACA tatGGTGATACCACTCATACTTTTGTAGAGCGGGCAGGATATAATGGTCTCTTTCTCCCAGGATTCCATGCTCCCCTGTTCTGTGATCCTTTCTTGGCCAAACT ACCAAGCGGAAAGCTGGACTTCATCGACCATGTGGTTGGAAATCAGCCTGACAGTGAGATGGTGCCAATAGTGGAGTG GTATCAGAGGAACCTGCTGTTCCACAGATTCTGGTCTGTGGATGATAAGCAGCTGCAGACTGAATACAGTGCGCTGCGCTCCATAGTAGTGGCCAACTATGAAGAAACTGTCAAAATGCCAATCAATGAACCAGCCACAGGGAAGCGCAAGTCTCAGATCCAG GAGTATGTGGAGTACTATGGGGGAGCGGGGGTTCAACACATCGCCATGAACACCTCTGACATTATTTCAGCT ATCCGTAACCTAAAGGAACGTGGTATGGAGTTCATGAGTGTTCCTGACACTTACTACCAGCAGCTCAAGGAGAAACTGAAGCTATCCAAAGTCAAAATCATTGAGGATCTCAATGTACTGGAG gAACTTAAAATCCTGGTGGATTATGATGACAATGGTTACCTGCTCCAGATATTCACCAAACCAGTGCAGGACAGACCTACTGTGTTTTTAGAAGTCATCCAGAGAAACAACCATCAG GGTTTTGGGGCTGGAAATTTCAAATCTCTGTTTGAGGCAATTGAAGCTGACCAGAATGCAAGAGGAAACCTCACCATTCTTACACCTAATGGCACATCAGAAACACTCTGA